Proteins encoded by one window of Dryocola sp. LX212:
- the flhB gene encoding flagellar biosynthesis protein FlhB, with the protein MSEDSEEDKTEAPTPHRLEKAREDGQIPRSRELTSLLMVLVGLSIIWMGGEPLARQLAAMLAAGLHFDHNIINDPHLIVNQISLLIKQAVWALLPLMGGLVIVAIAAPMLLGGLLFSGKSIAFKFSKLNPLPGLKRLFSAQAGAELLKAFLKASLVGAVTAWYLWHNWPDMMRLMSEPPIAALGHALDIVAACGLLIVLGLIPMVGFDVFFQIFSNLKKLRMSRQDIRDEYKQQEGDPHVKNRIRQQQRAVARRRMMADVPKADVIVTNPTHYSVALQYDEKKMNAPKVLAKGAGLVALRIREIANEHRIPTLEAPPLARALYRHAEIGQQIPGQLYSAVAEVLAWVWQLRRWRVAGGLIPKKPENLPVPEALDFANEKDSDG; encoded by the coding sequence GTGTCTGAAGATAGCGAAGAGGATAAAACAGAAGCCCCCACACCCCACAGGCTTGAAAAAGCTCGTGAGGATGGGCAGATCCCGCGTTCCCGCGAATTAACCTCGCTGCTTATGGTGCTGGTGGGGCTGAGCATCATCTGGATGGGCGGCGAGCCGCTCGCCCGGCAGCTGGCGGCGATGCTCGCGGCCGGGCTGCACTTCGATCACAACATCATTAACGACCCACACCTCATCGTGAACCAAATCAGCCTGCTGATTAAACAGGCCGTCTGGGCGCTGCTGCCGCTGATGGGAGGGCTGGTGATCGTGGCTATCGCCGCGCCCATGCTGCTCGGCGGGCTGCTGTTCAGCGGTAAATCCATTGCCTTTAAGTTCAGCAAGCTCAACCCGCTGCCCGGGCTGAAGCGTCTGTTTTCCGCGCAGGCCGGGGCGGAATTACTTAAAGCCTTCTTAAAAGCGTCGCTGGTTGGCGCCGTGACGGCCTGGTACCTGTGGCACAACTGGCCAGACATGATGCGACTGATGAGCGAACCGCCGATTGCCGCGCTGGGCCACGCGCTGGACATCGTGGCGGCCTGCGGGCTGCTCATTGTGCTGGGGCTTATCCCGATGGTCGGCTTTGACGTCTTTTTCCAGATTTTCAGCAACCTGAAAAAGCTGCGCATGAGCCGCCAGGACATCCGCGACGAGTACAAGCAGCAGGAAGGCGATCCGCACGTTAAGAACCGTATTCGCCAGCAGCAGCGCGCGGTGGCTCGCCGCCGCATGATGGCCGACGTGCCGAAGGCCGACGTCATCGTCACCAACCCGACGCACTATTCCGTGGCCCTGCAGTACGACGAGAAAAAAATGAACGCGCCGAAGGTGCTGGCCAAAGGGGCAGGACTTGTGGCGCTGCGCATCCGTGAAATTGCTAACGAACACCGTATTCCAACGCTTGAAGCGCCGCCGCTTGCCCGTGCGCTCTATCGTCACGCGGAAATCGGCCAGCAGATCCCAGGCCAGCTTTACTCCGCGGTGGCGGAAGTGCTCGCCTGGGTCTGGCAGCTCAGACGCTGGCGCGTGGCGGGCGGCCTGATCCCGAAAAAACCTGAAAACCTGCCGGTGCCAGAAGCACTGGACTTTGCGAATGAGAAGGACTCCGATGGCTAA
- the cheR gene encoding protein-glutamate O-methyltransferase CheR, translating into MTSPLSNGQPSLMLQMTQRLPLSDTHFRRICQLIYQRAGIVLADHKRDMVYNRLVRRLRTLGLDDFGRYLGLLEANSNSAEWQAFINSLTTNLTAFFREGHHFPVLAEHARKRGGEYRVWSAAASTGEEPYSIAITLADVLGLAPGRWKVFASDIDTQVLEKAQSGVYRQEELKTLSPQQMQRYFMRGTGPHEGLVRVRSELASHIDFAPINLLDRQAPIPGQFDAIFCRNVMIYFDKTTQQEILSRFVPLLKPGGLLFAGHSENFSNLSREFWLRGQTVYGLSKERS; encoded by the coding sequence ATGACATCACCCCTGTCTAATGGACAACCGTCATTAATGTTACAGATGACACAGCGTCTGCCGCTATCCGACACCCATTTCCGTCGGATATGCCAACTGATTTACCAGCGCGCAGGTATTGTGCTGGCGGACCACAAAAGGGACATGGTTTACAACCGCCTGGTTCGCCGCCTGCGCACGCTGGGCCTGGATGATTTCGGGCGCTACCTTGGCCTGCTCGAGGCGAACTCTAACAGCGCGGAGTGGCAGGCGTTTATCAACTCGCTGACCACCAACCTGACGGCGTTCTTCCGCGAAGGGCACCACTTCCCGGTGCTGGCGGAGCATGCCCGCAAGCGCGGCGGCGAATACCGGGTGTGGAGCGCGGCGGCCTCAACCGGCGAGGAGCCTTACTCCATCGCCATTACCCTTGCCGACGTGCTGGGACTGGCCCCGGGGCGCTGGAAGGTCTTTGCCAGCGATATCGACACCCAGGTGCTGGAAAAAGCGCAGAGCGGCGTCTATCGCCAGGAAGAGCTGAAAACGCTCTCGCCCCAGCAGATGCAGCGTTACTTCATGCGCGGCACCGGGCCGCACGAAGGCCTGGTTCGGGTGCGCAGCGAGCTGGCGAGCCACATTGACTTTGCGCCGATCAACCTGCTGGACAGGCAGGCACCGATCCCCGGCCAGTTCGACGCCATATTCTGTCGCAATGTGATGATCTATTTCGACAAAACGACGCAGCAGGAGATTTTGAGCCGCTTTGTTCCTCTGCTGAAGCCCGGCGGCCTGTTGTTCGCCGGGCATTCAGAGAACTTCAGTAACCTCAGTCGTGAGTTCTGGCTGCGTGGGCAGACGGTGTACGGGCTGAGTAAGGAAAGATCATGA
- the cheY gene encoding chemotaxis response regulator CheY — MADKELKFLVVDDFSTMRRIVRNLLKELGFNNVEEAEDGVDALNKLQSGGYGFVISDWNMPNMDGLELLKTIRADGAMAALPVLMVTAEAKKENIIAAAQAGASGYVVKPFTAATLEEKLGKIFEKLGM; from the coding sequence ATGGCAGACAAAGAGCTTAAGTTTCTGGTGGTGGATGACTTCTCTACCATGCGTCGCATCGTGCGTAACCTGCTTAAAGAGCTGGGATTTAACAACGTCGAAGAGGCGGAAGACGGCGTGGACGCGCTGAATAAACTGCAGTCCGGCGGCTATGGTTTCGTTATCTCCGACTGGAACATGCCAAACATGGACGGGCTGGAGCTGCTGAAAACCATCCGTGCCGACGGCGCGATGGCGGCGCTGCCGGTGCTGATGGTCACGGCGGAAGCGAAGAAAGAGAACATTATCGCGGCAGCACAGGCCGGGGCGAGCGGGTATGTGGTGAAGCCATTTACCGCCGCAACCCTTGAAGAGAAGCTGGGCAAGATCTTCGAAAAGCTTGGCATGTAG
- the flhA gene encoding flagellar biosynthesis protein FlhA, protein MANLLAALRLPGSMKSGQWQILAGPVLILLILSMMVLPLPAFVLDLLFTFNIALSIMVLLVAMFTQRTLEFAAFPTVLLFTTLLRLALNVASTRIILMEGHTGAGAAGRVVEAFGHFLVGGNFAIGIVVFIILVIINFMVITKGAGRIAEVGARFVLDGMPGKQMAIDADLNAGLIGEEEAKKRRSEVTQEADFYGSMDGASKFVRGDAVAGLMIMAINVVGGLLVGVLQHDMAVGAAAESYTLLTIGDGLVAQIPALVISTAAGVIVTRVATDQDVGEQMVTQLFNNPRVMLLSAAVLGLLGMVPGMPNFVFLLFTAALLGLAWWMRGRQMTAPAAPAPVKMPENPQAVEATWNDVQLEDSLGMEVGYRLIPMVDFQQDGELLGRIRSIRKKFAQEMGFLPPVVHIRDNMDLPPARYRILMKGVEIGSGDAYPGRWLAINPGTAAGTLPGESTIDPAFGLQATWIESALKEQAQIQGFTVVEASTVVATHLNHLIGQFAPELFGRQEAQQLLDRVTQEMPKLTEDLVPGVVTLTTLHKVLQNLLAEKVPIKDMRTILETLAEHAPVQSDPHELTAVVRVALGRAITQQWFPGTGEVQVIGLDTALERLLLQALQGGSGLEPGLADRLLEQTQETLQRQEMLGAPPVLLVNHALRPLLARFLRRTLPQLVVLSSLELSDNRNIRMTATIGAK, encoded by the coding sequence ATGGCTAATCTGCTCGCGGCACTGCGTCTGCCCGGCTCCATGAAATCCGGGCAATGGCAAATTCTTGCCGGGCCGGTGCTCATCCTGCTAATCCTGTCGATGATGGTGCTGCCGCTGCCGGCGTTCGTACTGGATTTGCTGTTCACTTTTAACATCGCACTGTCGATCATGGTGCTGCTGGTGGCGATGTTCACCCAGCGCACGCTCGAGTTCGCAGCGTTCCCGACCGTGCTGCTGTTTACCACGCTACTGCGCCTGGCGCTGAACGTTGCCTCCACGCGTATCATTCTGATGGAAGGCCACACCGGTGCGGGCGCTGCGGGCCGCGTGGTGGAGGCCTTCGGCCACTTCCTGGTGGGCGGTAACTTCGCCATCGGCATCGTGGTGTTTATCATTCTTGTCATCATTAACTTTATGGTTATCACCAAAGGCGCCGGGCGCATCGCCGAAGTGGGTGCGCGCTTTGTACTGGATGGGATGCCGGGCAAGCAGATGGCCATCGACGCCGATCTTAACGCGGGCCTGATTGGCGAAGAAGAAGCGAAAAAACGCCGTTCGGAAGTGACCCAGGAAGCGGACTTCTACGGGTCGATGGACGGGGCGAGCAAGTTCGTGCGTGGCGATGCCGTTGCCGGGCTAATGATCATGGCAATCAACGTGGTCGGCGGCCTGCTGGTCGGCGTGCTACAGCATGATATGGCCGTTGGCGCGGCGGCTGAGAGCTACACGCTGCTGACCATCGGTGATGGCCTCGTCGCGCAGATCCCGGCGCTGGTGATCTCGACCGCCGCGGGCGTTATCGTTACCCGCGTGGCGACTGACCAGGATGTTGGCGAACAGATGGTTACCCAGCTGTTTAATAATCCTCGCGTGATGCTGTTAAGCGCCGCGGTGCTTGGCCTGCTGGGCATGGTGCCGGGGATGCCGAACTTCGTCTTCCTGCTGTTTACCGCCGCGCTGCTGGGGCTTGCCTGGTGGATGCGTGGCCGACAGATGACCGCGCCTGCGGCCCCCGCACCGGTAAAAATGCCGGAGAATCCGCAGGCGGTAGAGGCAACCTGGAACGACGTCCAGCTTGAGGACTCGCTGGGTATGGAGGTGGGCTATCGCCTGATCCCGATGGTTGACTTCCAGCAGGACGGCGAGCTGCTGGGACGCATTCGCAGCATTCGCAAAAAATTCGCCCAGGAGATGGGGTTCCTGCCGCCGGTGGTGCACATCCGTGACAATATGGACCTGCCGCCCGCGCGCTATCGCATCCTGATGAAGGGCGTTGAAATTGGCTCCGGGGACGCTTACCCGGGGCGCTGGCTGGCGATTAACCCCGGCACCGCGGCCGGTACGCTGCCAGGAGAGTCGACCATCGACCCGGCCTTTGGTTTGCAGGCCACGTGGATTGAAAGTGCCCTGAAAGAGCAGGCGCAGATTCAGGGCTTTACGGTGGTAGAGGCCAGTACGGTTGTCGCCACGCACCTTAACCACCTGATTGGCCAGTTCGCCCCCGAGCTGTTTGGCCGCCAGGAAGCGCAGCAGCTGCTCGACCGGGTAACCCAGGAGATGCCGAAGCTGACGGAAGATCTGGTGCCCGGGGTAGTGACGCTGACTACCCTGCATAAGGTGCTGCAAAATCTGCTCGCCGAGAAGGTGCCGATCAAAGATATGCGCACCATTCTGGAAACGCTTGCCGAACATGCGCCAGTCCAGAGCGATCCCCATGAGTTGACCGCCGTTGTGCGCGTTGCGTTAGGCCGTGCTATTACCCAGCAGTGGTTCCCTGGCACCGGCGAAGTACAGGTGATTGGCCTGGATACTGCGCTCGAGCGCCTGTTGCTGCAGGCCCTGCAGGGCGGAAGCGGGCTGGAGCCTGGGCTGGCAGACCGGCTGCTCGAACAAACTCAGGAGACGTTGCAGCGTCAGGAGATGCTGGGCGCGCCGCCGGTGCTGCTCGTCAATCACGCGCTGCGACCACTGCTGGCCCGCTTCCTGCGCCGCACCCTGCCGCAGCTGGTGGTGCTCTCAAGCCTTGAGCTGTCTGACAACCGAAATATACGTATGACCGCCACAATAGGAGCGAAGTAA
- a CDS encoding MFS transporter, with the protein MKKRTIGLKNYLAYGAGDFLGAGTTALTAAWLLYFYTTFCGLSPIEATFIFALARVLDAVVSPLMGFLTDNFGSTRLGKRFGRRKFFILLGIPLVFSYSFMWVGEMSYWYYLVTYLIFDVVYTMILVPYETLVPEMTDDFKQKTKFSGARISMAQLSAILAAFLPGILLNHFGKDNAVSFFYASLVFATLCAIVLTFVWLFTWERPRSDWTEAALRAEEEKKSLTFKQSMKRLNVELTSTLRIKIFRQHLGMYLGGYIAQDVFNAVFTYYVVFVLMQSASVASNLLGTMAIMQFIAVIGMIPLCIKFGPAPSYRMVVVLFGLSSISYAVLYYAGLSDGFSLLLLVSAIAGLGRGGINYVPWNTYTYIADVDEVITGQRREGIFAGIMTLTRKASQAGAVMLVGIVMQLSGFVSGQTVQPPAVSHTILMILSFGTVAVLACGFLISLRFKLNLQTHSVLREETAKMRVANRAVPEEITPQARATVEMLAGMPYENLWGNNNIGYLNHNKPAAPSLKSAAAMNSNTNATQRLS; encoded by the coding sequence ATGAAAAAACGGACAATTGGCCTGAAGAATTATCTCGCCTACGGTGCAGGTGATTTTCTCGGCGCGGGTACCACGGCGCTGACCGCAGCATGGCTGCTCTATTTCTACACCACCTTCTGCGGGCTTTCGCCCATCGAAGCGACCTTTATCTTTGCGCTGGCCCGTGTACTGGACGCGGTTGTCAGCCCGCTGATGGGCTTCCTGACCGATAACTTCGGCTCCACCAGGCTTGGCAAGCGCTTTGGCCGCCGTAAATTCTTTATCCTGCTCGGTATCCCTCTGGTCTTCAGCTACAGCTTTATGTGGGTCGGGGAGATGAGCTACTGGTATTACCTTGTCACCTATCTGATTTTTGACGTGGTCTACACGATGATTCTGGTGCCTTATGAGACGCTGGTGCCGGAAATGACGGATGATTTTAAGCAGAAAACGAAGTTCTCCGGGGCGCGTATATCTATGGCGCAGCTTTCGGCTATTCTTGCCGCGTTCCTCCCTGGCATCCTGCTGAACCACTTCGGTAAAGACAACGCTGTCTCCTTTTTCTATGCGAGCCTGGTCTTCGCCACGCTCTGCGCTATCGTGTTGACGTTCGTCTGGCTGTTTACCTGGGAACGCCCGCGCTCTGACTGGACGGAAGCGGCGCTGCGGGCAGAGGAAGAGAAGAAATCGCTGACCTTTAAGCAAAGCATGAAGCGGCTTAACGTGGAGCTGACCTCGACTTTACGCATCAAAATTTTCCGTCAGCACCTGGGCATGTATCTGGGGGGCTATATCGCGCAGGATGTTTTCAACGCGGTCTTCACCTATTACGTGGTGTTCGTGCTGATGCAAAGTGCGTCCGTCGCCTCTAACCTGCTGGGAACGATGGCGATAATGCAGTTTATCGCGGTCATCGGCATGATCCCGCTGTGTATTAAATTCGGGCCTGCCCCTTCTTACCGGATGGTGGTGGTGCTGTTTGGTCTGAGCTCTATTTCATACGCCGTTCTGTATTACGCTGGCCTGAGCGACGGTTTCTCTCTGCTGCTGCTGGTTTCTGCCATTGCCGGTCTTGGCCGCGGCGGCATCAACTATGTGCCGTGGAATACCTATACCTATATTGCCGACGTGGACGAAGTGATTACCGGGCAGCGCCGCGAAGGGATCTTTGCCGGGATCATGACCCTGACCCGCAAGGCGTCCCAGGCTGGAGCCGTGATGCTGGTGGGGATCGTGATGCAGCTCTCCGGTTTCGTTTCCGGGCAGACGGTGCAGCCGCCAGCGGTCAGCCACACTATTCTGATGATTTTAAGCTTTGGCACCGTCGCCGTGCTGGCCTGCGGCTTCCTGATCTCACTGCGCTTTAAGCTCAACCTGCAAACGCATAGCGTGCTGCGTGAAGAGACCGCGAAGATGCGGGTCGCCAACCGTGCCGTGCCGGAAGAGATCACTCCACAGGCCCGCGCCACCGTCGAGATGCTGGCGGGAATGCCTTATGAGAATCTCTGGGGTAACAACAATATCGGTTACCTCAACCATAACAAACCTGCGGCACCGAGCCTGAAGAGCGCCGCTGCAATGAATTCAAATACCAACGCTACTCAGAGGTTAAGTTAA
- a CDS encoding flagellar protein FlhE codes for MRALLLGMLLPVVAQAAGEGSWQASGMGATLSSRGVVASSRALAPSQPVNGMMTLVAWRYELNGPTPGGLLVKLCSQTRCVPIEGQSGTTRGLTNVAAGEPLRFVWEVPGGGKLFPQLRVRSNQVIVNYK; via the coding sequence ATGCGGGCGCTTCTGTTAGGGATGCTGCTGCCGGTAGTTGCCCAGGCGGCGGGCGAGGGGAGCTGGCAGGCCAGCGGGATGGGAGCAACACTCAGCAGTCGCGGCGTGGTTGCTTCTTCCCGCGCGCTGGCCCCATCGCAGCCGGTAAACGGCATGATGACGCTGGTCGCCTGGCGTTACGAACTGAATGGCCCCACGCCGGGCGGGCTGCTGGTGAAGCTCTGCTCTCAAACCCGCTGCGTCCCCATCGAAGGGCAAAGCGGCACAACCCGTGGATTAACGAACGTGGCGGCTGGCGAACCGCTGCGCTTTGTCTGGGAAGTTCCCGGCGGCGGCAAGCTTTTCCCGCAGCTGCGCGTGCGCAGCAACCAGGTGATTGTGAATTACAAATAA
- the cheZ gene encoding protein phosphatase CheZ, with product MHSSTNPAMELHQSPNDIIARIGSLTRMLRDSLRELGLDQAIAEAAEAIPDARDRLDYVVQMTAQAAERALNCVELSQPHQNKLESGAKALTGRWDAWFENPIELSDAKELVSDTRSYLSGVPEHTSFTNAQLLEIMMAQDFQDLTGQVIKRMMDVIQEIERQLLMVLLENMPEPDARSKRAGDGLLNGPQMDTSAAGVVASQDQVDDLLDSLGF from the coding sequence ATGCACTCATCCACAAACCCGGCGATGGAGCTCCATCAGTCGCCAAATGACATTATTGCGCGCATTGGCAGCCTGACGCGCATGCTGCGCGACAGCCTGCGCGAGCTGGGCCTGGACCAGGCGATTGCCGAAGCGGCGGAAGCGATTCCGGACGCCCGCGACCGCCTGGACTACGTGGTGCAGATGACCGCCCAGGCCGCAGAGCGCGCGCTGAACTGCGTCGAGCTTTCGCAGCCGCACCAGAACAAACTCGAGTCCGGTGCGAAGGCACTCACCGGGCGCTGGGACGCCTGGTTCGAAAACCCGATCGAACTGAGCGATGCCAAAGAGCTGGTGAGCGATACCCGCAGCTATCTGTCTGGCGTACCGGAGCACACAAGCTTCACCAACGCCCAGCTGCTGGAAATTATGATGGCCCAGGACTTCCAGGATTTGACGGGCCAGGTCATCAAACGCATGATGGACGTTATCCAGGAGATCGAGCGCCAGCTGTTAATGGTGCTGCTGGAAAACATGCCGGAGCCGGATGCGCGCAGCAAACGCGCGGGCGACGGCCTGCTCAACGGCCCGCAGATGGACACCAGCGCCGCAGGCGTCGTCGCAAGCCAGGATCAGGTTGACGATTTGCTGGATAGTTTGGGGTTCTGA
- a CDS encoding chemotaxis response regulator protein-glutamate methylesterase, whose amino-acid sequence MTKIRVLSVDDSALMRQIMTEIINSHSDMEMVATAPDPLVARDLIKKFNPDVLTLDVEMPRMDGLDFLEKLMRLRPMPVVMVSSLTGKGSEVTLRALELGAIDFVTKPQLGIREGMLAYSETIAEKVRTASRAKLAARAPAAAPAQLKAGPLLSSEKLIAIGASTGGTEAIRHVLQPLPLSSPAVLITQHMPPGFTRSFAERLNKLCQIAVKEAEDGERVLPGHAYIAPGDKHMELSRSGANYQIKLHDGPPVNRHRPAVDVLFHSVAKFAGRNAVGVILTGMGNDGAAGMLAMHQAGAWTLAQNEASCVVFGMPREAINSGGVSEVVDLSQISQQMLAKISAGQAIRI is encoded by the coding sequence ATGACAAAAATAAGAGTGCTGTCCGTCGATGACTCCGCCCTGATGCGCCAGATCATGACAGAAATTATTAACAGCCATAGCGACATGGAGATGGTGGCCACCGCGCCGGACCCGCTGGTGGCCCGTGATTTAATCAAAAAATTTAATCCCGACGTGCTGACGCTGGACGTTGAGATGCCGCGCATGGACGGGCTGGATTTCCTTGAGAAGCTGATGCGCCTGCGTCCGATGCCGGTGGTGATGGTGTCTTCGCTGACCGGCAAAGGCTCGGAGGTGACGCTGCGGGCGCTGGAGCTGGGGGCGATCGATTTCGTCACCAAGCCGCAACTGGGCATTCGTGAAGGGATGCTGGCCTATAGCGAGACGATCGCCGAGAAAGTGCGCACCGCCTCGCGCGCAAAACTGGCTGCCCGCGCACCTGCCGCTGCTCCGGCACAGCTAAAAGCTGGGCCGCTGCTCAGCTCAGAAAAACTGATCGCCATTGGGGCTTCCACCGGGGGAACCGAGGCCATTCGCCACGTGCTGCAGCCGCTGCCGCTCTCAAGCCCGGCGGTACTGATTACCCAGCATATGCCGCCTGGCTTCACCCGTTCCTTTGCGGAGCGGCTGAACAAACTTTGCCAGATTGCGGTGAAAGAAGCAGAGGACGGCGAGCGCGTACTGCCCGGTCACGCCTATATTGCGCCCGGTGATAAGCACATGGAGCTGTCGCGCAGCGGCGCAAACTACCAAATCAAATTACATGACGGCCCGCCCGTAAACCGGCATCGCCCGGCGGTGGACGTGCTGTTCCATTCGGTGGCGAAGTTTGCCGGGCGCAACGCCGTGGGGGTGATCCTCACCGGAATGGGTAATGACGGTGCCGCCGGGATGCTGGCCATGCACCAGGCCGGGGCGTGGACTCTCGCCCAAAATGAAGCAAGCTGTGTGGTGTTCGGCATGCCGCGTGAGGCCATCAACAGCGGTGGCGTCAGCGAAGTGGTCGATTTAAGCCAGATAAGCCAGCAGATGCTGGCGAAAATTAGTGCCGGACAGGCAATACGTATTTAA
- a CDS encoding deoxyguanosinetriphosphate triphosphohydrolase family protein, which translates to MQWTKLLNSNRRKDKSTQYCEARPSDTGGGRLEIERDYDRILFAAPTRRLADKTQVFPLDKNDHVRTRLTHSHEVANLARGIGVRLAFEFKDKVFVDLPESFSVQRNIPALLAAIGLAHDLGNPPFGHQGETAMQQWFQAVLKDEKEASNEIYNDFRHFDGNSQTLRLVTKLQILSDNFGLNLTYSTLASMIKYPRSSRDNSNTIWKKHGYFFSEEAIVKEIWEETGLKEGVRHPFTYIMEACDDIAYSVLDAEDTVKKGLTSFHDLIHFLSCWNEDQTLNADEVITDVVTYSKNKNKTFADTKLKLSPSELNDTSMQMFRVRAICKLVESVVEAFIENRDKFLDLNCDVPDLISLSKGNNLCKALKKFDQTRGYRHRSVLELELKGSNYIKGIMDMLWVGIHGHKTDEEKEKEKTLKNSNAEFLPRDEFKSATPFGKYAYGRISENYRRIFEQTEEAPELPRIYKEVQLLADAVSGMTDSYLIALHDELKSLYEYEHSLK; encoded by the coding sequence ATGCAGTGGACTAAACTTCTTAACAGCAATCGCCGTAAAGATAAAAGCACTCAATATTGCGAGGCCAGACCTTCCGATACGGGTGGTGGCAGGCTTGAGATTGAGCGAGATTACGACCGAATATTGTTTGCGGCACCAACGCGCAGGCTTGCTGATAAAACACAGGTCTTTCCCTTGGATAAAAATGATCATGTGCGCACGCGCTTGACCCATTCGCATGAAGTTGCAAACCTTGCGCGGGGTATCGGTGTAAGACTGGCATTTGAATTCAAAGACAAAGTATTCGTTGATTTACCTGAAAGCTTTAGCGTTCAGCGTAATATTCCTGCCCTCTTGGCTGCAATCGGCCTTGCTCATGACCTGGGCAATCCTCCTTTTGGGCACCAGGGTGAAACTGCAATGCAACAGTGGTTCCAGGCTGTCCTAAAAGATGAAAAAGAGGCGAGCAATGAGATTTATAACGATTTTCGACATTTTGATGGTAATTCTCAAACGTTGAGATTAGTGACTAAATTACAAATTCTTAGTGACAATTTCGGGTTAAACCTGACTTACAGTACGTTAGCTTCAATGATTAAATACCCCCGCTCCTCCAGGGATAATTCAAATACCATCTGGAAAAAACATGGCTACTTCTTCTCTGAAGAGGCAATAGTAAAAGAGATATGGGAAGAAACAGGCTTAAAAGAAGGTGTTCGTCATCCTTTTACTTATATTATGGAAGCCTGTGATGATATTGCCTACTCCGTACTTGATGCAGAGGACACAGTAAAAAAAGGGCTGACCTCTTTTCACGATCTCATACATTTTCTTTCATGTTGGAACGAGGACCAGACACTGAATGCTGATGAAGTTATTACAGATGTTGTGACATATAGTAAAAATAAAAACAAAACCTTCGCCGATACTAAATTAAAACTTTCCCCAAGTGAACTCAATGATACAAGCATGCAAATGTTCCGTGTCCGCGCAATATGTAAATTAGTAGAATCGGTAGTCGAAGCTTTTATTGAAAACCGAGATAAATTTTTAGATTTGAATTGTGACGTTCCGGATCTTATTTCATTGAGCAAAGGGAATAATCTCTGTAAAGCTCTAAAGAAATTTGACCAAACTCGTGGCTACAGGCATCGTTCTGTATTAGAACTTGAGTTGAAAGGATCTAATTATATTAAAGGAATTATGGATATGTTATGGGTTGGCATACACGGCCATAAAACTGATGAAGAAAAAGAAAAAGAAAAAACGCTTAAAAATTCTAACGCAGAATTCTTGCCGCGGGATGAGTTCAAATCTGCTACTCCCTTTGGTAAATACGCGTACGGCAGGATTTCTGAGAATTATCGCCGAATTTTTGAACAAACGGAAGAGGCACCCGAACTTCCACGTATCTATAAAGAGGTTCAGCTTCTGGCAGATGCGGTATCAGGCATGACAGATAGTTATTTGATTGCCCTGCACGATGAGCTAAAATCGTTGTATGAGTATGAACACAGTCTCAAGTAA